The stretch of DNA ACTCCAGCACGAACTGGTCCGCCCGCGCCTCGAGGAGCGCTGGGAAATAGGGTCGGTAGGTCCGGTCGAACCGGGAGCGGCCGAAGCGGTTTCCGAAGCAGACGTGAAAGGCGAGCTTGGCCCGGACGCCCTCGGTCGCCCTGTTGAAGAGGCGCGCCATCTCCTGACCCGAGACGTGCCCGCGGGCGGGCTCGTCGATCTGGATGAACTCCGCCCCGGCCGCCACCAGGCCCCGGAGCTCCTGGTTGATGACGTCGGCGAAGCGCTCGGCGACGTCGACCACGCCCTTGTAGACCGTGCCCGGGTGGATGCGGGACCCGAAGGTCAGCGGTCCGGCGCACGTCGCCTTGGTGGCGCGCGTGGTGTGGGCTTTGAGGTATGCGAACTCCTTGACGATCCCGAGCCCGCCCTCGGGCGTCTCGATCGAACCGACGGCCTCGTAGCGCGTCTGCTGGTCGTATCCCCAGGGCCCGACCTTCCGGCGGACGGGGATCGGCTGGATCCCCTTGATGATGGCGTAATAGGAGTCCACGTAGCCGTCGAGCCGCCGGACCTCGCCGTCGGTGATGATGTCGAGCCCGGCCCGCTCCATGTCGCGGATCGCGGTGTCGGCGGCGTCGTCGAGCATCTCCTCGAGGTCGGCCGGGCCGAGCTCTCCGGCCTCCCACGCCTTGACGGCGACGTACCACCAGCCGGGCTTCCCGTGGGAGCCGACGACCGTCGCGGGGATCAAAGGCAGCGATGTCGCGGGCATGGAGGTCTCCTCTCCCGAGTTGGCGGTGCGCGGGCGGGGCGCCCTTCTCACCCGCGAACATACACCACGGGTGACGCGTGCGGCAAGCGGATCGGACACATGGGAGCCCACGAGCACGTCGGCGCGAACGATGAACTCCATGGCCGAAGACGACCGAGCGTGGCGACCTCAGCCGCCGGCCGTTCCCGTCCGTCGTCGTCCGCGGGCCGTCAGGGCTCCTCCCCGGGCGTCAGTCGAGCCGGCTCCTCCAGGATGTCCAGGAGGGCCTCCGCGCAGTAGACGCGATCGCGTCGGGCGCGACGGATCTCGGTGAGAATGGACAGCCGCTCCAGCCGCGCCACCGCGCGCTGGGCCGTGGTGAACGCCACGCCCAACTGCTTCGCCGCCCCTTTGATCGTCAGGTACGGGTTGGCCGCGAGCTGGTCGACGAGGGCCAGCGGGGTCCTCGACGCGGCGCCCGCAACAGCCACTCGCCATTGCTCGAGCAGCCGGTTGATTCTTCCGGCCCGGCTCAGCGCGTCTTCCGACTGCCGCGCGACACCGTTGAGGAAGTAGTGTAGCCACTCCGTCCACTCGCCGCGCTCACCGACGCCGCGCAGGCGCTCGTAGTAGTCGCGCCGCGTGGCCTCGAAGAACGCGCTGAGATACAGCAGCGGCGCCGGCACGATGCCGCGCTCGATCAGGAACAGCGTGATGAGCAACCGCCCGACGCGCCCGTTGCCATCAAGAAAGGGATGGATCGCTTCGAACTGGTAGTGGATTAGCGCCACCTGCACGAGCGGCGGCAGGCTTCGGTCGTGAAGGAACTTCTCCCAGTCACCGAGACATGTGATCAACTCGCCAGGAGGCGGAGGCACGTAGACGGCATTGGCCAGCGTGCACCCAGGCGGGCCGATCCAGTTCTGCGACCGGCGAAACTGGCCCGGGGTGGCGTGGTCCCCGCGGACACCCCGCATGAGCTTCTCGTGGAGCTCCCTGACCAGCCTGAGGGAGAGCGGGAGCGTCTTGAGGCGCTTGATTCCATGCTCCAGGGCGATCACGTAGTTGCCGACCTCCCGCAGGTCGGCCGGGCTTCGCTCAACGGCAGCCCCGGCCTCGGCAGCCAGCAGCTCGCCGAGGGTGGCTTGGGTGCCCTCGATCTTGCTGGAGAGCACGGCTTCCCGGCGGATGAACGGCCGGATGAGGAGGTGCGGGTTTGGCAGCCGGGCGCCCTCCCCGGCCAGCTTCCCGACCATGCGGTCGCCATCGGAAAGGGCCCGGACCAGCTCGGGGCTCCACACGATCTCGGGCGGCAGAGGATCGGGCAGGTAGGCCGTGTACCCCTCTGGGCGGCGAAGATGTCGGCCGGGAGCCTTCGTCACGTCAGGTGTTTCTGGGGATTTTCAGGGCCGCTAACAATACCGGGCACTATTAGCGATATTACTCCGATTCGAAAATAAATACCAGGAAGGTGCCTCGCCCGGCGCTACCGAGAACCCGCGGCTGCCGTGGGTGTCTCGGAGGAGCCGGCCTGCGGGCGGACGTCGCGACCCAGGAAATAGTTCAGCCAGGAGGAGGTGCCATGGAGCGACCGGTCCGGGGGCGGGACGAAGACCCGCAGGCCCTCGAGCCGGCGGGCCCGCCGGGCGTGCTCGTAGACCTCGATCCAGATGCACGGCTTCCGCTCGACCTCGCACCAGCCGTCGGTCGAGCCGCCGCACGCCCCGTTCCGCTGGTCCTTCGGGCAAGTCATGGGGCACACGTACTCCATGTACGAGAGGACGCAGTTGCCGCACTCCTTGCAGCCGAAGGTCGGGATCTTCAGGGCCTGTTCGACCGTGCGCGTCAGGGTGACGAGCCCCGGCCGGCGGTCCACCGCGGCGGCCGCGCGCCTGAGGAGGCCGTGCACCGCGGTGCCGGGGACGGGGGCCAGGTGGCTGGCCGCGCTGAAGAGGCGGTGGCGGAGCGTCGAGAAGTGCCACCAGCGGCGCTCGGCGGTGGCGGGCTCGTAGAGAAGGAAGCCATCCCGCCGGCCGAGGGCGAGCGCGGCGGCGGCGGCTTTCCAGTCGGGGGCGAGCGCGTCGGACCGGGCCAGGAGCTCGGCGATCTCGCGGGGACGGCGGGTCAGCCCGACGAGGTAGACGCCGGCGTAGCCGAGTCCCCGCAGCACGGCGATGACCTGGGCCGTCCGCTCGAGGGCCGCCGCCCGGCCGCCGTCGGGGGCTCCGGACTCGCGGCGGACGGCCGTCAGCAGCGGGGGCGCGATCGTGCACCCCGCGAGCTCCCCCGCCGCGATCTTCTCGGCGACCCGCCGGCTGAGCACCGCGACGCAGCCGATCAGGGGGAGGCCGGGGGCATGCTCGTCCCGATAGCGGACCAGCTCCGCGAACTTGGCGGTGTCGAAGCCGAGCTGCGTGATGGCCACGTCCGCCCCGGCGGCTCGCTTCTTTTCGAGCTTCAGGTACTGCAGCATGGTCTCCGCCTCCGTGTACTTGAAGGGGGAGACCGCCACCGCGACGTGAAAGGGGAAACCGGCCGCCCGCCGCTCGGCGACGAGCGCGGTGAGCTGGACCGAGTCGAGGTCGTAGCGTGGCCGCACGGTCGTGCGCTCGGCCGGCCAGTCTCCGGTCATGGCGAACACGTTTTCGAGGCCCAGCGCCTGGAGGCGGTCGAGATCCCGTCCGAGTCCCCGGCGGTCCATCCAGACGCAGGTGAGGTGGACGTTGGGGGTGAGCCCCACGTCGGCGACGGCCCTCGCAATCGGGATGGGATCCTCCCCGGGATGACCGCCGGCGTTGCTCGTGATGC from Candidatus Methylomirabilota bacterium encodes:
- a CDS encoding methylenetetrahydrofolate reductase C-terminal domain-containing protein, which encodes MNRVVVNQLRQRLARGEFVVMVEITPSRGSRLAEHARGAAALTVVPRIAAASITSNAGGHPGEDPIPIARAVADVGLTPNVHLTCVWMDRRGLGRDLDRLQALGLENVFAMTGDWPAERTTVRPRYDLDSVQLTALVAERRAAGFPFHVAVAVSPFKYTEAETMLQYLKLEKKRAAGADVAITQLGFDTAKFAELVRYRDEHAPGLPLIGCVAVLSRRVAEKIAAGELAGCTIAPPLLTAVRRESGAPDGGRAAALERTAQVIAVLRGLGYAGVYLVGLTRRPREIAELLARSDALAPDWKAAAAALALGRRDGFLLYEPATAERRWWHFSTLRHRLFSAASHLAPVPGTAVHGLLRRAAAAVDRRPGLVTLTRTVEQALKIPTFGCKECGNCVLSYMEYVCPMTCPKDQRNGACGGSTDGWCEVERKPCIWIEVYEHARRARRLEGLRVFVPPPDRSLHGTSSWLNYFLGRDVRPQAGSSETPTAAAGSR
- a CDS encoding Fic family protein — translated: MTKAPGRHLRRPEGYTAYLPDPLPPEIVWSPELVRALSDGDRMVGKLAGEGARLPNPHLLIRPFIRREAVLSSKIEGTQATLGELLAAEAGAAVERSPADLREVGNYVIALEHGIKRLKTLPLSLRLVRELHEKLMRGVRGDHATPGQFRRSQNWIGPPGCTLANAVYVPPPPGELITCLGDWEKFLHDRSLPPLVQVALIHYQFEAIHPFLDGNGRVGRLLITLFLIERGIVPAPLLYLSAFFEATRRDYYERLRGVGERGEWTEWLHYFLNGVARQSEDALSRAGRINRLLEQWRVAVAGAASRTPLALVDQLAANPYLTIKGAAKQLGVAFTTAQRAVARLERLSILTEIRRARRDRVYCAEALLDILEEPARLTPGEEP
- a CDS encoding methionine synthase — translated: MPATSLPLIPATVVGSHGKPGWWYVAVKAWEAGELGPADLEEMLDDAADTAIRDMERAGLDIITDGEVRRLDGYVDSYYAIIKGIQPIPVRRKVGPWGYDQQTRYEAVGSIETPEGGLGIVKEFAYLKAHTTRATKATCAGPLTFGSRIHPGTVYKGVVDVAERFADVINQELRGLVAAGAEFIQIDEPARGHVSGQEMARLFNRATEGVRAKLAFHVCFGNRFGRSRFDRTYRPYFPALLEARADQFVLE